The following proteins are encoded in a genomic region of Fretibacterium sp. OH1220_COT-178:
- a CDS encoding isocitrate lyase/PEP mutase family protein yields the protein MLLNQRRAVPAIGCHDVLSAILIERAGFEVIQVSGFGLAATLLGLPDMAFLSYTEMLHLTQNIVQSVAIPVMADADTGFGNAINAMRVTEQIIRIGAAGMNIEDQVFPKRCGHIEGKTIIPLEEMVLKIKACKKVRDSLDPDFIINARTDAIGVAGIDEAIRRANAYAEAGADMIFVEAPRDREEIARATKEIQCLVSINLFDLVEGGKTPLLSLDDLASMGVARVSVPTGTTFAAARGVMNYLEAIKGGKLAANRTDLVVSFAEFKDIVGVPNFRELEKEFLPAFVE from the coding sequence ATGCTCCTGAACCAGAGAAGGGCCGTCCCCGCAATCGGATGCCACGATGTCCTTTCCGCCATACTTATTGAGAGAGCAGGGTTCGAAGTTATCCAAGTGAGCGGTTTCGGTTTGGCGGCAACCTTGCTTGGCTTGCCAGATATGGCTTTTCTGAGCTATACGGAAATGCTGCATCTGACCCAAAATATCGTGCAATCCGTCGCCATTCCTGTTATGGCGGATGCCGATACCGGATTTGGCAATGCCATCAACGCCATGAGGGTCACGGAACAGATCATCCGGATCGGTGCCGCAGGCATGAACATCGAGGACCAGGTCTTCCCCAAACGCTGCGGGCACATTGAAGGAAAGACGATCATTCCTCTGGAGGAGATGGTCCTCAAGATCAAGGCTTGCAAAAAGGTTCGTGACTCGCTGGATCCAGATTTCATCATCAATGCACGCACCGATGCTATCGGAGTTGCCGGGATCGACGAAGCGATTCGGCGGGCCAACGCCTATGCGGAAGCTGGGGCCGACATGATCTTCGTCGAGGCACCTCGAGACCGCGAGGAGATAGCGCGAGCTACAAAAGAGATTCAGTGTCTGGTCAGCATCAACCTCTTTGACTTGGTCGAGGGGGGGAAAACACCCTTGCTCTCCCTGGACGATCTGGCATCGATGGGAGTCGCTCGCGTTAGTGTACCGACCGGGACCACCTTTGCCGCTGCGCGCGGGGTGATGAATTACCTTGAGGCAATCAAGGGCGGCAAGCTGGCAGCGAACCGCACGGATCTCGTCGTCAGTTTTGCCGAGTTCAAGGATATCGTGGGCGTCCCAAACTTTCGCGAACTCGAAAAGGAATTTCTTCCCGCATTCGTGGAGTGA
- a CDS encoding IclR family transcriptional regulator, with protein sequence MKKEDGTSSLRKAIRVLKCFSEDKQRLSMTEIAQGLGLPAGTASRILNALVEENFLERNERTKLYQLGVYCLRMGKIAEASDALRVMALPFMERLRDRFNETVNMYIRKGKLRVCYAQCETTSPLKRSVPLGSVFSLAAGAAGRCLLAWASSDFIFEVIEELQPFTENTIMERKRIMEALEETRRNLYSVSYAERERGVVAVAVPIFGSPGVPCASISIAGPDVRFTPETVADMIHALKTVSFELSNILCGT encoded by the coding sequence ATGAAAAAAGAAGATGGGACCTCTTCGTTAAGAAAGGCCATACGTGTTTTGAAGTGTTTTTCTGAGGACAAGCAAAGGCTTTCAATGACAGAGATAGCCCAGGGTCTTGGTTTGCCTGCGGGAACGGCTTCACGTATTCTGAACGCGTTGGTCGAAGAAAATTTTCTGGAGCGCAACGAGCGAACAAAGCTTTATCAACTCGGGGTGTATTGTCTACGTATGGGCAAAATAGCTGAGGCATCCGATGCTTTGAGGGTGATGGCCTTGCCTTTTATGGAGAGACTACGTGATCGATTCAACGAGACGGTCAATATGTACATACGAAAAGGGAAATTGCGTGTCTGTTACGCTCAATGCGAGACAACCTCTCCATTGAAAAGGTCGGTTCCTTTGGGCTCGGTCTTTTCCCTGGCGGCAGGGGCGGCAGGGCGCTGTCTGCTTGCTTGGGCTTCCTCGGATTTCATTTTCGAGGTCATCGAAGAACTGCAACCTTTTACAGAAAATACAATAATGGAGCGGAAAAGAATCATGGAGGCTTTGGAGGAAACAAGACGTAACCTCTACTCCGTCAGCTATGCGGAACGGGAGCGTGGAGTGGTGGCAGTTGCAGTCCCCATATTTGGCTCTCCCGGAGTACCTTGCGCCAGTATCAGTATTGCTGGTCCGGATGTTCGTTTTACGCCAGAAACAGTTGCTGATATGATTCATGCTCTGAAGACGGTGTCTTTTGAGCTGTCAAATATTTTGTGCGGCACATGA